The segment GCGCTGGGCGGGCTTCCGGCCGACGCCGTCGCCACCGTCGTCGCCGCGGTCTGCCGCACCCCCGCTTCGCCGGACACCGTGGCCGCGATCGCCGCGCGCACCGGCGGCAACCCGTTCTACGTGTGGGAGAGCGCCCGTCTCCTGGACAGCGAAGGCGCCCTGGTCGCCCTGTCCGAGGTCCCCCAGGGCGTCCGGGACGTCCTGCGCCGGCGGCTGGCCCTGCTGCCCGACGCCGCGCTCGCCGCCCTGCGCCTGGTGGCCGTCATGGGCGCGGACACGGACGTGGCGCTGCTGGTGGAGGCGGCCGACACGGACGAGGAATCGGTCCTCGAAGGGCTCGACGCCGCGCTCGCCGCCGACCTGCTCACGGAGCCGGGCCCGGGCCGGGTCGGCTTCGTGCACGCCCTGGTACGCGACACCGTCTACACCGACCTGACCGGCGTGCGCCGCGCCCGGCTGCACGACCGCGTCGCCGCGGTCCTGCGCCGCCACCGCCCCGACGACCTGGCGGCGCTGGCCCACCACTTCGCCCGCTCCGGCCGGTCCGTGAACGCCCCGCTCGCCGTGGACTACGCCCTGCGCGCGGCCGAGCAGGCGGAACGCCGGTACGCGCACGACGTGGCCGTCGGGCTGCTCGCGCAGGCACTCGACGTGCACGCGGCGGCCACCGCCGACCCGTACGCCGACCCCGACTCGAGCATCGCCCTGCTGGTGCGCCTGCTCGGCGCCCAGGTCCGCGCCGGCGCCACCGACGCGGCGCGCCACACTCGGCAGCGGGCCGCGGACCTGGCGGTACGGGCCAACCGTGACGACCTGGTCGCCGCGGTCTACGGAGCGTGGACCGAGCCCTCGCCCTGGCGCACCCGGCTGGAAGGGCTCTTCGACCGGACGGCGCTGGCCCGGCTGGAGCGGCTCGCCGGGGACCGGGCGCTGGACGAGGCGACCCGGGCCCGGGTGCTCCAGGTGCTGGCGGACGCGGTGGCCGGCGAGGACGCCGCGCGCGCCCGTGAGGCGGCCGACGCGCAGCTGGCGCTCGCCGACTCCTCAGGGGAGCCCCGGCTGCTGGCCTCCGCCCTGATGACCTCGGCCAAGCTGCCGCCGCACGAACGGCAGGCCGGGGGGCGGGACCCCCTCGTCGCCCGGCTGCGCCTGCTCGCCGCCGAGCACGACCTGCCCGCGTACCGGTGGGTGTGCGAGCACCTGGACGCCATGACGGCCGCCACCCGCAACGACCCGGCGGGCGTCCGCCGTCACACGGGGGAGGGGCTGCACCTCGCCGACCGGTACGGCATGCTCTGGGCGCGCGGCATCAACGCCACCACCCGGGCCATGCTCGCCGCCGTCGAGGGACGGTTCACCGAGGCGGAGGAGCGTTACGCCCAGGCCGAAGAGCTGTTCCGGCGGGTGGGCGCGCACCACGCGAACGGTCCGCGCACGCTGGGCCTGTGGACGATCCGGTTCACCCAGGGGCGGACGGCGGACATCGCGCGCAGCGTCCGCGAGGTGCACGAGGCGGTCGGCGAGCCGGTGGCCGTGGCGCACGCCCTCCTCCTGGCCCGCCAGGGCCGACTGGACGAGGCCCGCGAGATCCGGTTCCCGGCCTTGCCGGTGACGGACCACCTGTACGGCATCGAACTGGACTACCGCAGCGAACTGGCCGTCCTGTGCGGGGACACCACCACGGCCGGCCTGTTGGCAGGGCATCTGCTGCCGCTCCAGGACCAGTTCGGGGGCGCGGCGGGCGCGGCCTACGCCACGCGGCCGCTCGCCCACCCGCTGGGGGACCTGTACCGCCTGCTCGGCGAGGAGGAGGCGGCGGCCGACGCGTACGCGCGCGCCGAACGCGTCGCGCTGGCCTGGAACTCCTCCCTGCACGCGGCATCCGCGCGCCGTGCCGCCGCGGAACTGGCCGCGGCACGGAGGCGACGCCGTATCTTCGTGCCCTGACGGGCCGGTGAATCTCAGGTGTCCTATTGAGGCGGCTGAGGTACTCGGCCCGATGAAGGTCGCCGAGTGTGCACGGCCTCACGCGAGCTTCTCGCCTACCTGGAAGGTCGAAATCCATTGTCGCGGGGTGTCTCCTTCACCGCCTGCGATCACGGCATATGTGAGCCATGCCGTGGGACTGTTCTGCATCGCTGCCGACGCCGTGCACGGCCCCCAGGTCACCTACGACGGACTCCCCCTGGTCGGGAGGGACATGGCGGAACCGGAGAGCGACGCAATCGCGTACGCCGAGGCGAATGACGTGCAGTTCCGCATCACAGCCGAGGTTACGCGGCACCGGATGATCCCGGGATCGTCATGCGCGCGCAACCGGTCGGAGAGGCCCTCCGATCGCGTCCGCTGTTCATGGTCCCGCGCGACGGCGCGTGGACGGAACGTCGGGGTTGGTCAGCAGCAGATCGGCCTCCCTGGGCCATAGTGCTGCCATGGGGGTCGGGCTCAGGTTCCTGTGCGGACCGGGGACGTACCACGAGGGTGGGCACGACCCTTCGAGCGGCGGCACATTTGTCTCCTGCCGCCGGAGCCCGCGCGTGCCCTCTGACCTTGCTGACACCTGTCATCGCGGCCACCGCCCACACACCCGCCCCACCGCCCACACACCCGCCCCACCGCCAAGACGCCCGTCGCCAAGGCCTCCGCGCCTGCCCCGGCCGCCGCCCCGGCGCACGCCCCAGCCGCGCGGCCAGCCGACCCTCAGATCCCCGCCCCCACTTCCGCCCCCATTCCCGTCCGCGCTCCAGGGACGGCTCCGGCGCCCGCTCCGGGGCGGCTGCGGGCGCCGCTCCGGCCCCGGCCACCAGTGTTGTTCCCGCCGTCGTGCCGCCGGCAGGCGACGCCGATCCGTGGGCGGTGCCCGCGCGCACGGACGCGAAGCGCGAGCCGGCCCTTCCTTCGTGGTCAGCCTTCGGGACGGATTTCCCCCGTTCGCCTGACCAGAGGACGCCGGTGCGCGAAGGTCGTGGCAGACGGGCCCGCGGCCGGGCGGGCCCTGCCAGGCGGTGAAGGGGCGTTATGGCCGGCGACAGGGGGACGTGGACGACCGAGGAGTTCGGGACCTCCCACGAGGGCTGGGTCGGGGTCCTCCTGGCCGACGGGACCGTCCCCGCGCCCGCGCTCTTCGACACCGGTTCGGGCCCCGATGTCCACCAGACATCTCACTGGTCCGTCTACGACGGCCGCTTCACGCACATCCCGCGCGCGGCCGCGCTCCGCGGAACCTGCTCGTGCGGATGGAGCGGCCCCGAACACCCCTTGGACTGGGACGCGATCGGCAGGCAGGATCTGGAGGACGCCGCCGACGAACAGGCGGACGCGTGCTGCCAGGAGTGGGACGAGCACACGACCGCCGTCGAAGCGGCCACGATCCCGCTCCCCGAGTCCGTCACCCACCTCCTTGAGCAACTGCAAGCCGAGATCGGCAAGCTCGGCGACGACTCGCCCCTCGCCGCGGTCCGTGCGGTCCGCCGGCTGGAGGCCGCCGCCCGCGCGGCGGGGTACTGGGTCGCCCGCTCCGCCCAGCACGACGCCACCCCGGCGCAAGCTGCGACCGCGCTGGGCCTGACCGAGGCCGCCGCCCGCCGCGAACTCGCCCGGCTCGGACGCTGGAGCCCGTACCGGTCTTGACGACCGCCGCTGAAGGAGCGGCGGTCGTCAAGACCGTGCCCGGCGCCCTGCGCTATGGCGGCGGGGTCAGCGCAGCCGGAGGGTGACCTGGGCGCTGTTGATGCTGTCGTAGGTCACCGAGAACGTCTTGCGGGTCCCGGAGCCGCACGCTTCGAACTCGTACGTCTTGCCTGTGCTGCTGGTCAGTCGGCCGAGGGGGGAGAGGATGCGGGAGTCGGGGCAGTCGGCCGCGTACCGCAGGAGTGCCTCGCGTTCGGCGGGGTCGACGGCCAGGCTCCACCGGTGCTC is part of the Streptomyces katrae genome and harbors:
- a CDS encoding BTAD domain-containing putative transcriptional regulator — translated: MLRIRVLGPLEAESEGRPVPLGAPRQRAVLAGLLAARGAVVSVDRLAEDLWRGTPPAKATASLHAYVSNLRRLLEPERPPRAPAGVLVTCAPGYALRLPDEAVDAWHFESRLEQARRAAAPRSRELLAEALSWWRGPAFQEHADEEWAAPEAARLTALLADARELAVAADLRAGPPAEAARAAAALVEAEPLREEGWRLLALAHWACGRQAEALAVLRRARAVLREELGCDPSPVLTGVEQALLEQRLDVLRAGTSPGTDPSGGLDESHAAGVPVAAAEVRTPPPGTAGAEAARPFLGRARELRTAEAAARAARAGGGLMLVTGEAGAGKSAFLARFADRLAGDGWTVVVGRCPEYEGAPPAWAWVEALGALARQAPAAPAELAVLLHEPDAAPAATRDEATAGRFRMHRAFAAWLSAAADGRPLAVFLEDLHRADGETLALLEAAAAVTGVPLLTVGCYRPAEAGDRLAKTLAQLAPRTPHRIALGGLPADAVATVVAAVCRTPASPDTVAAIAARTGGNPFYVWESARLLDSEGALVALSEVPQGVRDVLRRRLALLPDAALAALRLVAVMGADTDVALLVEAADTDEESVLEGLDAALAADLLTEPGPGRVGFVHALVRDTVYTDLTGVRRARLHDRVAAVLRRHRPDDLAALAHHFARSGRSVNAPLAVDYALRAAEQAERRYAHDVAVGLLAQALDVHAAATADPYADPDSSIALLVRLLGAQVRAGATDAARHTRQRAADLAVRANRDDLVAAVYGAWTEPSPWRTRLEGLFDRTALARLERLAGDRALDEATRARVLQVLADAVAGEDAARAREAADAQLALADSSGEPRLLASALMTSAKLPPHERQAGGRDPLVARLRLLAAEHDLPAYRWVCEHLDAMTAATRNDPAGVRRHTGEGLHLADRYGMLWARGINATTRAMLAAVEGRFTEAEERYAQAEELFRRVGAHHANGPRTLGLWTIRFTQGRTADIARSVREVHEAVGEPVAVAHALLLARQGRLDEAREIRFPALPVTDHLYGIELDYRSELAVLCGDTTTAGLLAGHLLPLQDQFGGAAGAAYATRPLAHPLGDLYRLLGEEEAAADAYARAERVALAWNSSLHAASARRAAAELAAARRRRRIFVP